In the Candidatus Brocadiia bacterium genome, one interval contains:
- a CDS encoding NAD(P)-dependent oxidoreductase, producing MSILVVGGKEGFIGNAFIERFTRTEDIKYTALNVPLNPDCRRLDLNKPADFDYSFISPDDFVAHLAAISLPDVCEQQYEMAYRINVTGTAYFIRKCLERRARVLFFSSDTVYGESQNQVDENSLANPHGRYAQMKNEIERQFLPEKQFKVFRMSYIFSKADKMTTYLQKCSQTKQTAEIYHPVSRNVIYLNDLLDAIIALKNNWDKLKNPVFNICGDNLVSKLDITEIYKRVVDNSLQMKIAEPGKEFYRARPKIINLKSLYLEKLLGRRPISLAEAMKQEFNK from the coding sequence ATGAGTATTTTAGTCGTCGGCGGTAAAGAGGGGTTTATCGGAAATGCCTTTATCGAAAGGTTTACCCGGACGGAAGATATCAAGTACACCGCTCTTAATGTGCCTCTTAATCCTGATTGCCGGCGCTTGGACCTGAACAAGCCGGCCGATTTCGATTACAGTTTTATCAGCCCCGATGATTTCGTCGCCCACCTGGCGGCCATCTCCCTGCCTGATGTCTGCGAACAGCAATACGAAATGGCATACCGGATAAACGTTACCGGAACGGCCTATTTCATCAGGAAATGCCTGGAACGCCGGGCCCGGGTGCTGTTCTTTTCCTCGGATACGGTTTACGGCGAGTCACAAAATCAGGTGGATGAGAATTCACTTGCTAACCCGCACGGCAGATACGCCCAGATGAAAAACGAAATAGAACGCCAGTTCCTGCCCGAAAAGCAATTCAAGGTATTTCGGATGTCCTATATATTTTCCAAGGCCGATAAAATGACCACCTACTTGCAAAAATGCTCTCAAACAAAGCAGACGGCCGAGATATATCATCCGGTTTCCCGTAATGTTATCTATCTCAATGACCTGCTGGATGCGATTATCGCCCTAAAAAATAACTGGGATAAATTAAAAAACCCGGTATTCAATATCTGCGGTGATAATCTGGTTTCCAAGCTGGATATTACCGAAATATATAAAAGGGTCGTGGATAATAGCCTGCAGATGAAAATAGCGGAACCTGGTAAAGAATTTTACCGGGCGCGGCCGAAAATTATCAACCTGAAATCGCTTTATCTTGAAAAACTGCTCGGCCGCAGACCAATAAGTTTGGCCGAGGCGATGAAGCAGGAGTTCAACAAGTAA
- a CDS encoding glycosyltransferase translates to MIVKKTTNLEWTGERFVPVGPTADTHYEHLHRYGFAGEFVKDKKVLDVGCGEGYGSFFLAQTAKSVIGIDIDKAAINHALKKYRQENLKFKIGDVRDIPLKGKNLFDVIVCYEVLEHIKEQAKLLKEVKRLLKDDGLFIVSTPNKPVYSNKRNYRNSFHKKELDINEFSGLMKKYFKNASFLGQRIFPSSNIWDLKGSYRDWQELSLKSSGKELKYASVKRKEPFYFIAVASNGKVDIKYNSYLVDTSFRLFAEKDNLISSQNSQIEELSKWGKSLDEQIKQYEKRIVELQNEVQKIGKWGKSLESEGEEKDTLLAAQQVEIEKLGKWGQELDAGSKERDKLLVERQAEIEKLSNHSIQLDAELNQGNQRIIELQKEIENLSKWGQELDAGNKERDSLLVERQAEIKKLSDWGKSLDAELTRQGRRISELQQEAEKLGKWGQGLDAEVRQKNQVIVGLNQSISDKERIIKSLETTVTTNINLLQTFIKDHISKLEVELDKRQKHLEEMVAVLNDNKVQLKELGVEFTALKARNVELEKDLSVNRIKIVKLEAELSSGHFKMSELQGTIINKDEQILTLQKQLNNNAAKIKDMDNEIVKRGEWGVRLQKQVDELDAECVRRGQWGNRLQKEIDENNTHIANLQMENRHMAYDLEEIHNSHGWRVISVYYRFRNFILPLDSRRRRMAKATWRFCWNAVTFRWLRKNETSKVWTPPVRQTAPVQELPKSEPGQSREWKAIEFPAVSKPDVSIIIPVWNKCEYTHKCLESLVENTDGAPYEVIVVDNASEDETPQMLAKIKNIKVIRNETNLGFVGACNKGAELSKGKYILLLNNDTKVTKGWLKAMTDLAQRDDKIGLVGTKLVYPDGRLQEAGGIIWNDPINIAWNYGRLDDPKKWEYNYVKEVDYCSGACLLVRKSVLKGEDLFDTYYAPAYCEDTDLAFRVRQKGYKVMYQPKAEIIHFEGVTAGTDTAQGMKKYQVINTQKFYRKWQTVLEKEHFKNGENVFLARDRSRNKKIMLFMDNNVPTWDQDAGSVRMYEYLKIFLNMGFKIIFWPHNLYRYEPYGPELEQMGIELVYGPNDFNKYIKNYGKHIDVAFLTRPDVAMPYIDTIKSVANIKVLYDLVDLYFLREERKGLLENDKEALKRSKEYKSKELYLIAKSDVALTLSPVEKEIVAKELPKAKTVVVPYIQEISLSKAGFNKRNGLFFLGGFQHPPNADGIKWFIKEVYPLVKSGIPDVTLTIVGSKPTPEVLALDSPEKGVKVVGYAKDVAPYFENARVFVSPLRYGAGIKGKNIQTMSFGLPMVTTSIGAEGLNLMDGQTAMITDKADDFARKVISLYKNNLLWDKISKQSIQYVKNNNSMDYADKTFRKIFSDIGIVME, encoded by the coding sequence GGTATGGGTCGTTTTTTTTGGCCCAAACAGCTAAATCGGTAATAGGCATTGATATTGATAAGGCCGCAATTAATCACGCTTTAAAAAAGTATCGTCAGGAAAACTTGAAATTCAAGATTGGCGATGTCAGGGACATTCCGTTAAAAGGTAAGAATTTATTCGATGTCATAGTATGTTATGAGGTCCTTGAGCACATAAAAGAGCAGGCCAAGCTGTTAAAAGAGGTCAAAAGACTGCTTAAGGATGATGGTTTATTTATTGTTTCTACGCCAAATAAGCCAGTTTATTCGAATAAACGCAATTATCGAAATTCATTCCATAAAAAAGAGCTTGATATCAACGAGTTTTCCGGCTTGATGAAAAAGTATTTCAAGAACGCTTCATTTCTCGGGCAAAGGATATTTCCGTCGTCCAATATATGGGATTTAAAGGGTTCATATCGGGACTGGCAGGAATTGAGCCTAAAAAGCTCAGGCAAGGAACTTAAATACGCGAGCGTGAAGAGAAAAGAGCCTTTCTATTTCATTGCAGTTGCGTCTAACGGCAAGGTTGACATTAAATATAATTCCTACCTTGTGGACACTTCATTCAGACTGTTTGCGGAAAAGGATAATTTAATTTCTTCGCAAAATAGCCAAATCGAAGAGTTGTCAAAATGGGGTAAATCACTGGATGAACAGATAAAACAATACGAGAAACGGATTGTAGAGCTTCAAAATGAAGTGCAAAAAATTGGTAAATGGGGAAAATCGTTGGAATCAGAAGGCGAAGAAAAAGATACCTTATTAGCAGCGCAACAGGTGGAAATAGAAAAGCTTGGCAAATGGGGACAGGAATTAGATGCCGGCAGCAAAGAGCGGGATAAGTTATTGGTCGAACGCCAAGCGGAAATAGAAAAGCTCAGTAATCATAGTATTCAATTAGATGCCGAGTTGAATCAAGGAAACCAAAGAATCATCGAATTACAGAAAGAAATAGAAAATCTTAGCAAATGGGGTCAAGAATTAGATGCTGGCAATAAGGAACGTGATAGCTTATTGGTCGAACGCCAGGCAGAAATAAAAAAACTGAGCGATTGGGGCAAAAGCCTGGACGCGGAATTAACCAGGCAGGGGCGGCGCATATCAGAGCTCCAGCAGGAGGCGGAAAAACTGGGCAAGTGGGGCCAGGGCTTGGATGCCGAGGTCAGGCAGAAAAATCAGGTTATTGTCGGGCTTAATCAGTCCATCTCCGATAAGGAACGTATCATCAAGTCCCTGGAAACCACCGTTACCACCAATATCAACCTGCTCCAGACCTTTATCAAGGACCATATCTCTAAATTAGAGGTTGAACTTGATAAGCGCCAGAAACATCTCGAGGAGATGGTTGCTGTCCTGAACGATAATAAGGTTCAGCTTAAGGAGCTGGGGGTTGAGTTTACTGCGTTGAAGGCACGGAATGTGGAATTAGAAAAAGATCTGTCTGTCAATCGCATAAAAATAGTTAAGTTAGAGGCCGAGTTATCAAGCGGTCATTTTAAAATGTCAGAATTGCAGGGTACAATCATTAATAAGGATGAGCAAATTCTGACACTTCAAAAACAGCTAAATAATAATGCTGCTAAAATCAAGGATATGGATAATGAAATTGTTAAGCGAGGTGAATGGGGCGTGCGCCTGCAAAAACAAGTGGATGAATTGGACGCTGAATGCGTCAGGCGCGGGCAGTGGGGTAATAGACTACAAAAGGAGATAGATGAAAATAATACCCATATCGCAAACCTGCAGATGGAAAACCGGCATATGGCCTATGACCTCGAGGAAATCCATAACTCGCACGGCTGGCGGGTTATATCCGTATATTACAGGTTTCGCAATTTTATCCTGCCCTTGGACAGCCGGCGCCGGCGGATGGCCAAGGCAACCTGGCGGTTTTGCTGGAATGCGGTTACGTTCAGATGGTTGAGGAAGAATGAAACATCCAAGGTCTGGACGCCGCCGGTCCGGCAAACTGCGCCTGTTCAAGAACTTCCCAAATCGGAACCGGGCCAGTCCCGGGAATGGAAAGCCATAGAATTCCCGGCTGTTAGTAAACCGGATGTTTCTATCATCATCCCGGTTTGGAACAAGTGTGAATATACCCATAAATGCCTGGAATCGTTGGTTGAAAATACCGATGGCGCGCCTTACGAGGTGATTGTCGTAGATAACGCATCGGAAGACGAAACGCCTCAAATGTTGGCAAAGATAAAGAATATCAAGGTCATTAGGAACGAAACTAATCTTGGATTCGTCGGTGCTTGCAACAAGGGCGCGGAGCTGTCCAAAGGCAAATACATACTCCTTTTGAATAACGATACCAAGGTAACCAAAGGTTGGCTTAAGGCGATGACGGACCTGGCCCAGAGGGATGATAAAATCGGCCTGGTCGGGACCAAGCTGGTCTATCCCGACGGCCGGCTCCAGGAGGCCGGCGGCATCATCTGGAACGACCCAATCAACATTGCCTGGAACTATGGCCGGCTCGACGACCCCAAGAAATGGGAATATAACTATGTCAAGGAGGTGGATTATTGTTCCGGCGCCTGCCTGCTGGTCAGGAAAAGCGTTCTCAAGGGCGAAGACCTGTTTGATACATACTACGCCCCGGCCTATTGCGAGGATACCGACCTGGCGTTCCGGGTCAGGCAAAAAGGATACAAGGTGATGTATCAGCCAAAAGCCGAAATAATCCATTTCGAAGGCGTTACCGCCGGTACCGACACCGCCCAGGGAATGAAAAAATACCAGGTCATTAATACTCAAAAATTCTACCGCAAGTGGCAGACAGTTTTGGAAAAGGAGCATTTCAAGAACGGCGAAAACGTCTTCCTAGCCCGTGACCGGTCGCGCAATAAGAAGATAATGCTGTTTATGGATAATAATGTGCCCACTTGGGACCAGGATGCCGGCTCGGTCAGGATGTATGAGTACCTTAAGATATTCCTTAATATGGGTTTTAAAATTATATTCTGGCCCCATAACCTTTACCGCTACGAGCCTTACGGACCGGAACTGGAGCAGATGGGTATAGAACTGGTTTACGGGCCTAATGATTTTAATAAATACATCAAGAATTACGGCAAGCATATAGATGTTGCCTTCCTGACCCGGCCGGACGTGGCGATGCCGTATATTGATACCATAAAATCCGTGGCTAACATCAAGGTCTTGTATGACCTGGTTGACTTGTATTTCCTCAGGGAGGAGCGGAAAGGCCTGCTCGAAAACGACAAGGAAGCGCTCAAGCGGTCGAAAGAATATAAATCCAAGGAATTATACCTGATAGCCAAGAGCGACGTTGCCCTGACCCTGAGCCCGGTGGAAAAAGAGATTGTAGCCAAGGAGCTTCCCAAGGCGAAAACAGTGGTTGTCCCTTATATCCAGGAGATAAGCCTTTCCAAGGCCGGTTTTAACAAAAGAAACGGATTATTCTTCTTGGGCGGGTTCCAGCATCCGCCTAATGCCGACGGCATCAAATGGTTCATCAAGGAGGTTTATCCGCTGGTGAAATCAGGCATACCGGATGTGACATTGACCATTGTGGGCAGTAAGCCGACGCCGGAGGTGCTGGCCTTGGATTCGCCCGAAAAGGGCGTAAAGGTGGTTGGTTATGCCAAGGATGTGGCGCCGTATTTCGAGAACGCCCGGGTGTTTGTCTCGCCGCTTCGTTACGGCGCCGGCATAAAAGGCAAGAATATCCAGACTATGAGTTTCGGCCTGCCTATGGTCACAACTTCTATCGGGGCTGAGGGGTTGAATTTGATGGACGGCCAAACGGCCATGATTACCGATAAGGCCGATGATTTTGCCCGAAAGGTGATATCGCTTTATAAGAATAATCTTTTATGGGATAAGATTTCCAAGCAATCTATACAATACGTCAAAAACAATAATTCAATGGATTACGCTGATAAAACTTTCAGGAAGATTTTTAGCGATATCGGCATCGTGATGGAATAA